A single genomic interval of Methylocystis sp. IM3 harbors:
- a CDS encoding heparan-alpha-glucosaminide N-acetyltransferase, with protein sequence MTARWGALDAARGLAVVAMVAFHLIWDLAHFGYIERTIPWSAPVKAFGHSIAFAFLFIAGVSLVLAHRKGIRWGSFWRRFGIVAGAAALVSVGTWIVFPSAFVFFGILHCIAAASLLSAPFLLLPWPAALAAGALFLAAPHVAASPVFNSSWLQWLGLGTVEPLTQDWRPLFPWAGAMLLGVGAARAFALPQGGAGVKGLDSLGRHSLLIYLLHQPLLFGLFTALIAVAPPADDMRDFVAQCVSGCVAEGSERGFCRKACACTAEEAQRDKAFAGARDDAERGRRLQEIAAGCVGN encoded by the coding sequence ATGACGGCGCGCTGGGGCGCCCTCGACGCGGCGCGCGGCCTCGCCGTTGTGGCGATGGTCGCCTTTCATCTGATCTGGGACCTCGCTCATTTCGGCTATATCGAGCGCACGATCCCCTGGTCGGCGCCGGTGAAGGCCTTCGGCCATTCGATCGCCTTCGCCTTTCTGTTCATCGCCGGCGTGTCGCTCGTCCTCGCCCATCGCAAGGGGATCCGCTGGGGCTCCTTCTGGCGCCGCTTCGGGATCGTCGCCGGGGCGGCGGCGCTGGTGAGCGTGGGAACCTGGATCGTCTTCCCCAGCGCCTTCGTCTTCTTCGGCATTCTCCATTGCATCGCGGCGGCGAGCCTGCTCTCGGCTCCATTCCTGCTCCTGCCCTGGCCCGCGGCGCTCGCGGCCGGCGCGCTCTTTCTTGCCGCGCCTCACGTCGCGGCGTCGCCCGTCTTCAATTCATCCTGGCTGCAATGGCTGGGCCTCGGCACGGTCGAGCCGCTGACGCAGGACTGGCGGCCGCTTTTTCCCTGGGCGGGAGCGATGCTCCTCGGCGTGGGAGCGGCGCGGGCGTTTGCGCTTCCCCAGGGCGGCGCCGGGGTGAAGGGGCTCGATAGCCTCGGCCGCCACAGCCTGCTGATCTATCTTCTGCATCAGCCGCTGCTGTTCGGCCTCTTCACCGCATTGATAGCGGTCGCGCCGCCGGCGGACGACATGCGCGACTTTGTCGCCCAATGTGTGAGCGGCTGCGTCGCGGAAGGCTCGGAGAGGGGGTTCTGCAGAAAGGCCTGCGCCTGCACGGCCGAAGAGGCGCAGCGCGACAAGGCCTTCGCCGGCGCGCGCGACGACGCCGAACGGGGGCGGCGATTGCAGGAAATCGCGGCAGGCTGCGTGGGGAATTAA
- the trpB gene encoding tryptophan synthase subunit beta, protein MTKPLPNSFRAGPDENGRFGIFGGRFVAETLMPLVLDLEAAYAEARNDPAFHEELQGLHKHYVGRPSPLYFAERITEHVREKAEPGKGAKVYFKRDELNHTGAHKINNVLGQILLARRMGKKRIIAETGAGQHGVATATACARFGLQCVVYMGAVDVERQKPNVFRMKMLGAEVVPVQSGARTLKDAMNEALRDWVTNVADTFYCIGTAAGPHPYPAMVRDFQSIIGNETRVQMQEMEGRLPDSLVACIGGGSNAIGLFHPFLDDPSVEIYGVEAAGHGINVKNGHAASLTGGKPGVLHGNRTYLLMDDDGQILEGHSISAGLDYPGIGPEHSWLHDTGRVTYISATDKEALDAFQLCSKLEGIIPALEPSHALAKVLELAPQKPVDHIMVMNMCGRGDKDIFTVAEHLGGM, encoded by the coding sequence TTGACCAAGCCGCTTCCCAATTCCTTCCGCGCCGGCCCGGACGAGAACGGCCGCTTCGGCATTTTCGGCGGTCGCTTCGTCGCCGAGACCTTGATGCCGCTGGTGCTCGATCTCGAAGCCGCCTATGCGGAAGCCAGAAACGACCCCGCCTTCCATGAGGAGCTCCAAGGGCTCCACAAACATTATGTCGGGCGCCCCTCGCCGCTCTATTTCGCCGAGCGCATCACCGAGCATGTGCGCGAGAAGGCCGAGCCCGGCAAGGGCGCCAAGGTCTATTTCAAGCGCGACGAGCTCAACCACACCGGCGCGCACAAGATCAACAATGTGCTGGGCCAGATCCTGCTCGCCCGCCGCATGGGCAAGAAGCGCATCATCGCCGAGACGGGCGCCGGCCAGCATGGCGTCGCCACCGCCACCGCCTGCGCGCGCTTCGGCCTGCAATGCGTCGTCTATATGGGCGCGGTCGACGTCGAGCGTCAGAAGCCCAACGTCTTCCGCATGAAGATGCTCGGCGCCGAGGTCGTGCCCGTGCAGTCCGGCGCGCGCACGCTCAAGGACGCGATGAACGAGGCGCTGCGCGACTGGGTGACCAATGTCGCCGACACGTTCTATTGCATCGGCACGGCGGCGGGGCCGCATCCCTATCCGGCCATGGTGCGCGACTTCCAGTCGATCATCGGCAATGAAACCCGCGTCCAGATGCAGGAGATGGAGGGGCGCCTGCCCGATTCGCTCGTCGCCTGCATCGGCGGCGGCTCCAACGCCATCGGCCTGTTCCATCCCTTCCTCGACGATCCCTCGGTCGAGATTTACGGCGTCGAGGCCGCGGGCCACGGCATCAATGTGAAGAACGGCCACGCCGCCTCGCTCACCGGCGGCAAGCCCGGCGTTCTGCACGGAAACCGCACCTATCTGCTGATGGACGACGACGGCCAGATTCTCGAAGGCCATTCGATCTCGGCGGGGCTCGATTATCCGGGCATCGGTCCCGAGCACAGCTGGCTGCACGACACGGGGCGCGTGACCTATATCAGCGCGACCGACAAGGAGGCCCTCGACGCCTTCCAGCTCTGTTCGAAGCTCGAGGGCATCATCCCGGCGCTCGAACCTTCGCACGCGCTCGCCAAGGTGCTGGAGCTCGCGCCGCAAAAGCCCGTCGATCACATCATGGTGATGAACATGTGCGGCCGCGGCGACAAGGACATCTTCACGGTCGCGGAGCATCTCGGCGGCATGTGA
- a CDS encoding phosphoribosylanthranilate isomerase — translation MSETLVKICGLSSPETLLAAISAGADLAGFVFFEKSPRHIDLETARTLGRLAEGRISRVALTVDAGDAALEEIVGALAPDMLQLHGRESPARVADVKARFSLPVIKAVGVATAEDVAKAAAYADVADVLLYDAKSAPDAAVPGGAGVAFDWDLLTGVDGQNWMLSGGLDAANVAEALRRTRAPAVDVSSGVERERGVKDAEKIRAFVDAVRSL, via the coding sequence ATGTCTGAGACACTCGTCAAAATCTGCGGTCTCTCCTCTCCCGAGACGCTGCTCGCCGCCATCTCCGCCGGCGCCGATCTGGCGGGCTTCGTTTTCTTTGAAAAGAGCCCGCGCCACATCGACCTCGAAACCGCCCGGACGCTCGGGCGCCTGGCCGAGGGGCGCATATCGCGGGTGGCGCTCACCGTCGACGCCGGCGACGCCGCGCTCGAGGAGATCGTCGGCGCGCTCGCGCCCGACATGCTCCAGCTCCATGGGCGGGAAAGCCCGGCGCGCGTCGCCGACGTGAAGGCGCGCTTTTCCCTTCCGGTCATCAAGGCCGTGGGCGTCGCGACGGCGGAAGACGTCGCCAAGGCCGCGGCCTATGCGGATGTCGCCGACGTGCTGCTCTACGACGCCAAGTCCGCGCCCGACGCCGCCGTTCCGGGCGGGGCGGGCGTCGCCTTCGACTGGGATTTGCTGACCGGCGTCGACGGCCAAAACTGGATGCTTTCGGGAGGACTCGACGCGGCAAACGTCGCCGAGGCGCTGCGCCGCACGAGAGCGCCGGCCGTCGACGTGTCGTCGGGCGTCGAGCGCGAAAGAGGCGTCAAGGACGCCGAAAAGATCAGAGCCTTCGTCGACGCCGTGCGATCGCTTTGA
- a CDS encoding mannose-1-phosphate guanylyltransferase/mannose-6-phosphate isomerase, with amino-acid sequence MRKILPVIMCGGSGTRVWPESRETLPKQFIPLVGERSTFQTTIAMLADPAFEKPIVISNMDYRFLIADQLRQIGAEADIVLEPSRRDSGPAVAVAAGLAARRAPDTVVVVLAADHVVRDRAGLAELCKKAGEAAAQGYIVTLGVKPDHPATGYGYLRPGAPLQAGGEVLKLDAFVEKPDRETAQRYIEAGYYWNSGNFIFRADVMQGEIAHFEPAIADAAEAAIEGATRDLGACVLNAEAFARAPKKSIDYAVMEKTEKAALIPADIGWSDVGTWRAVWELSERDAFGNSVRGQGVVMDATNVHVRSEDTLTTVVGVNDVIVVTTQDAVLVLNHEHGDRVKQLVDELKTQNRREAGAHKRIFRPWGYYQSIDEGQRYQVKRIVVKPGERLSLQKHFHRAEHWIVVRGTAEVGRDEELHLVHENESIYLPIGCKHRLTNPGKIDLELIEVQTGSYLGEDDIVRFEDAYNRG; translated from the coding sequence ATGAGAAAAATCCTGCCGGTCATCATGTGCGGCGGCTCGGGCACGCGGGTCTGGCCGGAATCGCGCGAGACCCTGCCTAAGCAGTTCATCCCGCTCGTCGGCGAACGCTCGACCTTCCAGACGACCATCGCCATGCTGGCCGACCCGGCTTTCGAGAAGCCGATCGTCATCTCCAACATGGACTATCGTTTCCTCATCGCCGACCAGCTCCGCCAGATCGGCGCCGAGGCCGACATCGTGCTCGAACCCTCGCGCCGGGATTCCGGTCCCGCCGTCGCGGTGGCCGCCGGCCTCGCCGCGCGGCGCGCGCCCGACACGGTCGTCGTCGTCCTCGCCGCCGACCATGTCGTGCGCGACCGCGCCGGACTGGCGGAACTGTGCAAGAAGGCCGGCGAAGCGGCGGCGCAAGGCTATATCGTCACGCTCGGCGTCAAGCCGGACCATCCGGCGACGGGCTACGGCTATCTGCGGCCCGGCGCGCCTCTTCAGGCGGGCGGCGAGGTGCTCAAGCTCGACGCCTTCGTCGAGAAGCCCGACCGCGAGACGGCGCAGCGCTACATCGAGGCCGGCTACTACTGGAACAGCGGCAATTTCATCTTCCGCGCCGATGTGATGCAGGGCGAGATCGCCCATTTCGAGCCCGCCATCGCCGACGCCGCCGAGGCGGCGATCGAGGGCGCGACGAGAGATCTCGGCGCCTGCGTGCTCAACGCCGAGGCCTTCGCCCGCGCGCCCAAGAAATCCATCGATTACGCCGTGATGGAAAAAACCGAAAAGGCGGCGCTCATTCCCGCCGACATCGGCTGGTCGGACGTGGGAACCTGGCGCGCGGTCTGGGAGCTTTCCGAGCGCGACGCCTTCGGCAATTCGGTGCGTGGCCAGGGCGTGGTCATGGATGCGACGAATGTCCATGTGCGCTCCGAGGACACGCTCACCACCGTCGTTGGCGTCAATGACGTGATCGTCGTCACGACGCAGGACGCGGTGCTCGTGCTCAATCACGAGCATGGCGACCGGGTGAAGCAGCTCGTCGACGAATTGAAAACGCAGAACCGCCGCGAGGCCGGGGCGCACAAGCGCATCTTCCGGCCCTGGGGCTATTATCAGTCGATCGACGAGGGCCAGCGCTATCAGGTGAAGCGCATCGTCGTGAAGCCCGGCGAGCGCCTGTCGCTGCAAAAGCACTTCCACCGCGCCGAGCACTGGATCGTGGTGCGCGGCACGGCCGAGGTCGGCCGCGACGAGGAGCTGCATCTCGTCCACGAGAACGAGTCGATCTATCTCCCCATCGGCTGCAAGCACCGCCTCACCAATCCGGGAAAGATCGATCTGGAGCTGATCGAGGTGCAGACCGGCTCCTATCTCGGCGAGGACGACATCGTCCGCTTCGAGGACGCCTATAACCGGGGGTAG
- a CDS encoding helicase-related protein, whose translation MAPLPPGARAAAHGVTAVLGPTNTGKTHHAIERMLSFPSGAIGLPLRLLAREVYSRVVAKAGAANVALITGEEKIKPRAPAYWISTVEAMPRDIEVDFLAIDEIQLAADLDRGHIFTDRLLRWRGRQETLLIGAGTMAQMIGELFPGAPIFSRPRLSRLSFAGDKKISRLPPRAAIVAFSAEEVYAIAEWIKRARGGAAVVLGALSPRTRNAQVELFQSGDVDYIVATDAIGMGLNLDVDHVAFASDRKFDGWRYRRLTPAEFGQIAGRAGRHMSDGAFGATGRCPPFEEELIEALEDHRFDPVQLLQWRNSDLDFSSPRALMNSLEKTPDHPRFTRAPIAVDQLALEAASRDEVAQKNAKTPADVARLWEACQIPDYRKTSPQAHAELALTVFSYIARKGKIPPDWMARQIDAVDRVDGDIDALSYRLAQVRTVSFIANRSGWLDDAEHWQSVARRVEDSLSDALHHRLTQRFVDRRTSVLMRRLRENAMLEAEINAAGDVLVEGQHVGSLQGFRFTPDPGAAGEAARALNAAAQKALAGEFEARATRVFDAVDDAFVLGNDGVIRWLGEPVAKIAAGPAVLSPTTRILADEQLTGAALEKVQTRLDLWLAQHVKKLLGPLEQLEKGEGLEGVTRGVAFQLAEELGVLDRARVAKEVKSFSQEDRGALRKLGVRFGAYHIYLPLLLKPAPRTLASLLWALQHGGLDNVKGLDEVPHLAASGRTSFAADASIHKGFYRAAGFRVCGERVVRVDILERLADLIRPAIAYKPGVTAGEPPAGAADGEGFVVTVAMTSLTGCSGEAFASILKSLGYAATQRPGPAITATLIPAASTEPIAPKPADGEAEAAPESPAESAVVETPAPEAETTEAPVAAEAAPEATETQAAETEATETEAEAAAPVEPAPEEAPALIEVWAAQRHAHAGGPRRHGPPPQRREDGAEGERRPPRRDNRPRHAEGGAGAEGPARDAGKPRFDKNRAERGGPRDERRDDRRPRPGGAPPEKRARQPDPDSPFAKLAALKAELEKKGKG comes from the coding sequence ATGGCGCCGCTCCCGCCGGGCGCCCGCGCCGCCGCCCATGGGGTGACGGCGGTGCTCGGCCCCACCAACACCGGAAAGACCCACCACGCCATCGAGCGCATGCTCTCCTTTCCGAGCGGCGCGATCGGCCTGCCGCTGCGGCTTCTGGCGCGCGAGGTCTACAGCCGCGTCGTGGCCAAGGCGGGCGCGGCCAATGTCGCGCTGATCACGGGCGAGGAGAAGATCAAGCCGCGCGCGCCCGCCTATTGGATTTCGACCGTCGAGGCCATGCCGCGCGACATCGAGGTCGATTTTCTGGCGATCGACGAGATTCAGCTCGCCGCCGATCTCGACCGCGGCCACATCTTCACCGACCGGCTGCTGCGCTGGCGCGGGCGCCAGGAGACGCTGCTGATCGGCGCCGGCACCATGGCGCAGATGATCGGCGAGCTGTTCCCCGGCGCGCCGATTTTCTCCCGCCCGCGCCTCTCGCGGCTGAGCTTCGCCGGCGACAAGAAAATTTCGCGCCTGCCGCCGCGCGCCGCCATCGTCGCCTTTTCGGCCGAGGAAGTTTACGCCATCGCCGAATGGATCAAGCGGGCGCGGGGCGGCGCCGCCGTGGTGCTCGGCGCCTTGAGCCCGAGGACGCGCAACGCCCAGGTCGAGCTCTTCCAGTCCGGCGACGTGGATTACATCGTCGCGACCGACGCCATCGGGATGGGCCTCAATCTCGACGTGGACCATGTCGCCTTCGCCTCGGACCGCAAATTCGACGGCTGGCGCTACCGCCGCCTCACGCCCGCGGAATTCGGCCAGATCGCCGGGCGCGCCGGCCGCCACATGAGCGACGGCGCCTTTGGCGCGACCGGACGCTGCCCGCCTTTCGAGGAAGAGCTGATCGAGGCGCTCGAGGATCACCGCTTCGATCCGGTTCAGCTTCTCCAGTGGCGCAACAGCGATCTGGATTTTTCCTCTCCGCGCGCCCTGATGAATTCCCTGGAGAAGACGCCGGACCATCCCCGCTTCACCCGCGCGCCCATCGCCGTGGACCAGCTCGCGCTCGAGGCCGCGAGCCGCGACGAGGTCGCGCAAAAAAACGCCAAGACGCCCGCCGACGTGGCGCGGCTCTGGGAAGCCTGCCAGATCCCCGATTACCGCAAGACCTCGCCGCAGGCCCACGCCGAGCTGGCGCTGACCGTTTTCAGCTACATCGCCCGCAAGGGAAAGATCCCTCCCGACTGGATGGCCAGGCAAATCGACGCCGTGGACCGGGTCGACGGCGACATCGACGCCCTCTCCTACCGGCTCGCCCAGGTGCGCACGGTGAGCTTCATCGCGAACCGTTCCGGCTGGCTCGACGACGCCGAGCATTGGCAGAGCGTCGCGCGTCGGGTAGAGGACAGCCTGTCCGACGCGCTGCATCACCGGTTGACGCAGCGTTTCGTCGATCGCCGCACCAGCGTGCTGATGCGCCGCCTGAGAGAGAATGCGATGCTCGAAGCCGAAATTAACGCCGCCGGCGACGTTCTGGTCGAAGGCCAGCATGTCGGAAGCCTTCAGGGTTTCCGCTTCACGCCGGACCCGGGCGCCGCGGGTGAAGCCGCCAGGGCCCTGAACGCCGCCGCCCAGAAGGCCCTCGCCGGCGAGTTCGAGGCGCGGGCGACCCGCGTCTTCGACGCGGTCGACGACGCTTTCGTCCTCGGCAATGACGGCGTCATCCGCTGGCTCGGCGAGCCAGTGGCCAAGATCGCGGCCGGTCCGGCCGTGCTCTCCCCCACGACCCGCATTCTGGCCGACGAGCAACTGACCGGCGCCGCGCTGGAGAAGGTGCAGACCCGCCTCGATCTCTGGCTGGCCCAGCATGTCAAGAAGCTGCTCGGCCCGCTCGAGCAGCTCGAGAAGGGCGAGGGCCTCGAGGGCGTGACGCGCGGCGTCGCCTTCCAGCTCGCCGAGGAGCTCGGCGTCCTCGACCGCGCCCGCGTCGCCAAGGAAGTTAAAAGCTTCTCGCAGGAGGACCGCGGCGCGCTGCGCAAGCTCGGCGTGCGCTTCGGCGCCTATCACATCTATCTGCCGCTGCTCCTGAAGCCCGCGCCGCGCACGCTGGCCTCGCTGCTCTGGGCCCTCCAGCACGGCGGGCTCGACAATGTGAAGGGGCTGGACGAGGTGCCGCATCTCGCGGCCTCCGGGCGCACCTCCTTCGCGGCCGACGCCTCGATCCACAAGGGCTTCTATCGCGCCGCGGGCTTCCGCGTCTGTGGCGAGCGCGTCGTGCGCGTCGACATTCTGGAGCGCCTTGCCGATCTGATTCGGCCGGCGATCGCCTACAAGCCGGGCGTCACCGCCGGCGAGCCGCCGGCCGGCGCGGCGGATGGCGAGGGCTTCGTCGTCACCGTGGCCATGACCTCGCTCACCGGCTGCTCGGGCGAGGCTTTCGCCTCCATCCTGAAATCGCTCGGCTACGCCGCGACCCAGCGGCCCGGCCCCGCAATCACCGCGACGCTGATCCCGGCCGCCTCGACCGAGCCGATCGCGCCGAAGCCGGCTGACGGCGAAGCCGAGGCCGCGCCCGAATCGCCCGCCGAAAGCGCGGTCGTCGAGACCCCGGCGCCGGAAGCGGAAACGACCGAAGCTCCGGTCGCCGCCGAGGCGGCGCCCGAAGCGACGGAAACCCAAGCGGCGGAAACCGAAGCGACGGAAACCGAAGCCGAAGCCGCCGCCCCTGTCGAGCCGGCCCCCGAGGAAGCGCCGGCGCTCATCGAGGTCTGGGCGGCTCAGCGCCACGCCCATGCCGGCGGACCCCGCCGCCACGGACCGCCGCCGCAGCGCCGCGAGGACGGCGCCGAGGGCGAGCGCCGGCCGCCGCGCCGCGACAATCGGCCGCGTCACGCCGAAGGAGGCGCGGGCGCCGAAGGCCCGGCCCGCGACGCCGGCAAGCCGCGCTTCGACAAGAACCGCGCGGAGCGGGGCGGCCCCCGAGACGAGCGCCGCGATGACCGCCGCCCGCGGCCGGGCGGGGCGCCCCCGGAGAAGCGCGCGCGCCAGCCCGACCCCGATTCGCCCTTCGCCAAGCTCGCCGCCCTCAAGGCGGAGCTCGAGAAAAAGGGCAAGGGCTGA
- the rfbF gene encoding glucose-1-phosphate cytidylyltransferase, with product MKVVVLTGGLGTRLAEETSVRPKPMVEIGGRPILWHIMKIYSAHGFNEFVLCLGYKGYCIKEFFSNYYLHMSDVTFDMRTREMEVHRGAAEPWRVTLVDTGDTTQTGGRLKRVIDYIKDDEVFALTYGDGVADIDLTAELAFHRAHGKMATVATVRPEMRFGAMTLQGDRVTTFAEKPVAESAFVNGGFFLLSPKVEGLIEGDETVWEHEPARWLAEHDELRAFEHKGFWRPMDTLRDKLFLEEEWNCGRAKWKIW from the coding sequence ATGAAAGTAGTGGTGCTGACGGGGGGGCTGGGCACGCGTCTCGCTGAGGAGACGTCGGTGCGTCCCAAACCCATGGTCGAGATCGGCGGCCGTCCGATTCTCTGGCACATCATGAAGATCTATTCGGCGCACGGTTTCAACGAATTCGTGCTGTGCCTCGGCTACAAGGGCTATTGCATCAAGGAGTTCTTCTCCAACTATTACCTGCACATGTCGGACGTCACCTTCGACATGCGCACGCGCGAGATGGAAGTGCATCGCGGCGCCGCGGAGCCCTGGCGCGTCACGCTCGTCGACACGGGCGACACCACGCAGACCGGCGGGCGCCTGAAGCGTGTCATCGATTACATAAAGGATGACGAGGTTTTCGCGCTGACCTATGGCGACGGCGTCGCCGACATCGATCTGACCGCCGAACTCGCTTTTCACCGCGCGCATGGAAAAATGGCGACTGTCGCGACGGTCCGTCCCGAAATGCGCTTCGGCGCCATGACGCTTCAAGGCGACCGCGTCACGACCTTCGCCGAAAAGCCCGTCGCCGAAAGCGCCTTCGTCAACGGCGGCTTTTTCCTGCTCTCGCCGAAGGTCGAAGGTCTCATCGAAGGCGACGAGACCGTATGGGAGCACGAGCCGGCGAGATGGCTCGCCGAACACGACGAATTGCGCGCTTTCGAGCACAAGGGCTTCTGGCGGCCGATGGATACGCTGCGCGACAAGCTCTTCCTCGAGGAAGAATGGAACTGCGGCCGCGCGAAGTGGAAGATATGGTGA
- the rfbG gene encoding CDP-glucose 4,6-dehydratase produces MELRPREVEDMVITSSFWLGRRVFVTGHTGFKGSWLALMLSRLNARATGYALEPPTRPSLFALSKASDHIEDLRGDVRDLDSVTRAMRAAAPEIVIHMAAQPLVRDSYADPIGTYAANVMGTAHVLEAARRVESVRLVLVVTTDKCYENRDWVWGYRETDALGGHDPYSSSKACAELVAAAYRDSFCRAKGVHILSARAGNVIGGGDFAADRILPDAYRAFVSGRTLKVRNPKAVRPWQHALEPLSGYLALIEKALTPAPGAGESLDGAFNFGPGSESERSVEELLTHFISAWGAPAQWERDGDDHPHEARLLRLDAAKARELLQWTPLLDFRGATQWTAQWYRAFAGGADMAETTLQQIDRYLGSRVRLTSPFAEASRDQEYDQRIVAG; encoded by the coding sequence ATGGAACTGCGGCCGCGCGAAGTGGAAGATATGGTGATTACATCGTCATTCTGGCTCGGCCGGCGCGTCTTCGTCACCGGCCACACGGGCTTCAAAGGATCGTGGCTCGCGCTGATGCTCTCGCGCCTCAACGCGCGCGCGACGGGCTATGCGCTGGAGCCGCCGACGCGGCCCAGTCTCTTCGCCCTGTCCAAGGCCTCGGATCATATCGAAGACCTGCGTGGCGACGTGCGAGATCTGGACTCGGTGACGCGGGCCATGCGGGCGGCGGCGCCGGAGATCGTGATCCACATGGCGGCGCAGCCGCTCGTGCGCGACTCCTACGCCGATCCGATCGGGACCTACGCCGCCAATGTCATGGGCACGGCGCATGTGCTCGAAGCCGCGCGCAGGGTGGAGAGCGTGCGGCTGGTTCTCGTCGTCACCACCGACAAATGCTACGAGAACCGCGACTGGGTCTGGGGCTACCGCGAGACCGACGCGCTCGGCGGACATGATCCCTATTCGAGCAGCAAGGCCTGCGCCGAGCTCGTCGCCGCCGCCTATCGCGACAGCTTCTGCCGCGCGAAGGGCGTTCATATCCTCTCGGCGCGCGCCGGCAATGTCATCGGGGGCGGCGATTTCGCGGCCGACCGCATCCTGCCCGACGCCTATCGCGCCTTTGTCTCTGGCCGAACGCTGAAGGTGCGCAATCCCAAGGCGGTGCGGCCCTGGCAGCATGCGCTGGAGCCGCTCTCGGGCTATCTGGCGCTCATCGAAAAGGCGCTGACGCCGGCGCCCGGCGCGGGCGAAAGTCTCGACGGCGCGTTCAATTTCGGCCCTGGCTCCGAGTCCGAGCGCAGCGTCGAGGAACTGCTGACGCACTTCATTTCCGCCTGGGGCGCGCCCGCGCAATGGGAGCGCGATGGCGACGACCATCCGCACGAGGCGCGGCTGCTGCGGCTCGACGCCGCCAAGGCGCGCGAGCTTTTGCAATGGACGCCGCTTCTCGATTTCCGCGGGGCGACGCAATGGACGGCGCAATGGTATCGCGCCTTCGCCGGCGGCGCCGATATGGCGGAAACGACGCTGCAACAGATCGACCGCTATCTCGGGAGCCGCGTGCGGCTCACTTCTCCCTTCGCGGAAGCTTCCAGGGACCAGGAATATGACCAACGCATCGTCGCCGGCTGA
- the rfbH gene encoding lipopolysaccharide biosynthesis protein RfbH, producing the protein MTNASSPAEALRAQILDLVGEYHRLAHPTPVFTPGHSAAPVSGRVFDARDMQALVDSALDFWLTTGRFNAEFETRLARYVCARKALTVNSGSSANLVAFSALTSHTLRQRALQPGDEVVTCATGFPTTINPILLWGMVPVFVDVDIPTYNIDVEAVEAAIPPKTKAIMVAHTLGNPFDALAIKALCARHGLWLIEDCCDALGAKIDGRHVGAFGDIGTLSFYPAHHITMGEGGAVFTNDNHLAKAMESFRDWGRDCYCEPGRDNSCNKRFGWRLGDLPKGYDHKYVYSHLGFNLKITDMQAAVGLAQMDHLEGFIAARRRNFDLLKAGLAGLEEYFILPEATAGSEPSWFGFPLTLREGAPFTRDALVVHLNQKKIGTRLLFGGNLVRQPYMKGRNFRVSGDLKNADIVVDRTFWIGVYPGLTREHVGYMVDSIKDFCRMTTMRAVV; encoded by the coding sequence ATGACCAACGCATCGTCGCCGGCTGAGGCGCTGCGCGCACAGATCCTCGATCTTGTGGGCGAGTACCATCGCCTTGCGCATCCGACGCCGGTCTTCACGCCCGGCCACTCGGCCGCGCCGGTGTCGGGCCGCGTCTTCGACGCGCGCGACATGCAGGCGCTCGTGGATTCGGCGCTCGACTTCTGGCTGACGACGGGACGCTTCAACGCCGAGTTCGAGACGCGGCTCGCGCGCTATGTCTGCGCGCGAAAGGCCCTCACCGTCAATTCCGGATCGTCCGCCAATCTCGTCGCCTTTTCGGCTCTGACCTCGCACACGTTGCGACAGCGCGCCTTGCAGCCGGGCGACGAAGTCGTCACCTGCGCCACGGGTTTTCCGACGACGATCAATCCGATCCTGCTCTGGGGCATGGTTCCCGTCTTCGTCGACGTGGACATCCCCACCTATAACATCGACGTGGAGGCGGTCGAGGCGGCCATCCCCCCCAAGACGAAAGCGATCATGGTCGCTCACACGCTCGGCAATCCTTTCGATGCGCTCGCCATCAAGGCGCTCTGCGCGCGCCATGGCCTGTGGCTGATCGAAGACTGCTGCGACGCGCTGGGCGCGAAGATCGACGGCCGGCATGTCGGCGCCTTCGGCGACATCGGCACGCTCTCCTTTTATCCGGCGCATCACATCACGATGGGCGAGGGGGGCGCGGTTTTCACCAATGACAATCACCTCGCGAAAGCCATGGAGTCCTTTCGCGACTGGGGTCGCGATTGCTATTGCGAGCCCGGCCGCGACAACAGCTGCAACAAGCGTTTCGGGTGGCGTCTCGGCGACCTGCCCAAAGGCTACGACCACAAATATGTCTATTCGCATCTCGGCTTCAATCTGAAGATCACCGACATGCAGGCGGCCGTGGGCCTCGCGCAGATGGATCATCTCGAGGGCTTCATCGCTGCGCGCCGCCGCAATTTCGATTTGTTGAAAGCCGGTCTCGCCGGGCTCGAGGAATATTTCATCCTGCCCGAGGCGACCGCCGGGTCGGAGCCCTCCTGGTTCGGTTTTCCGCTGACGTTGCGCGAGGGCGCGCCTTTCACGCGCGACGCACTCGTCGTCCATCTCAACCAGAAGAAGATAGGCACGCGCCTGCTCTTCGGCGGCAATCTCGTGCGCCAGCCTTACATGAAGGGGCGGAATTTCCGTGTGAGCGGAGATCTGAAGAACGCCGACATCGTCGTCGACCGCACCTTCTGGATCGGCGTCTATCCCGGTCTTACGCGCGAACATGTCGGCTACATGGTCGACTCGATCAAGGATTTTTGCCGGATGACGACCATGAGGGCGGTGGTCTGA